One window of Streptomyces sp. NBC_00273 genomic DNA carries:
- a CDS encoding serine hydrolase domain-containing protein codes for MNRRLALSSALLAVMAAVVPATTAHAAPTTTPDLEALTQALRNTTAAGAPGALARFSGPDGVSVRTEGVRDRTTGSAMDPQARFRIGSVSKTFSSVVLLQLVNEGRIGLDTAVNQYLPGLLPDDRITVRHLLTHRSGLADYTNAMFEHTVPGFESVRNKVFSYQELVDLSLREPRTTEPGVAYKYSNTNFVVVGMLIEKATGNGVAKEYERRIFKPLKLRNTSYVHPSAQIKGLHTRGYLHPDEAGAPLVDSTEQTVSWAQSAGAVISNPADLNTFTSALLGGRLLPANMLDAMVTMTPTDTTNTRFYGLGLRRYDLSCGTSVYGHTGTVQGFYTYAFSTRDGRRSLSAMANTSNKGEANTALGGTLEAAFCGKPAPKATKRGFGVAPAEMDLLEHGAR; via the coding sequence ATGAACCGTCGCCTGGCCCTCAGTTCGGCCCTGCTGGCGGTGATGGCCGCCGTGGTTCCGGCGACCACCGCCCACGCCGCCCCGACCACCACCCCCGATCTCGAAGCGCTGACCCAGGCGTTGCGGAACACGACCGCCGCCGGTGCACCTGGCGCCCTGGCGCGTTTCAGCGGGCCCGACGGGGTCAGCGTCCGGACCGAGGGGGTGCGCGACAGGACCACGGGCTCGGCGATGGACCCGCAGGCCCGCTTCCGGATCGGTAGCGTCAGCAAGACCTTCTCCTCCGTCGTCCTGCTGCAGTTGGTGAACGAGGGCCGGATCGGCCTGGACACCGCCGTCAACCAGTACCTGCCCGGACTGCTGCCCGACGACCGGATCACGGTGCGTCACCTGCTGACCCACCGCAGCGGGCTGGCGGACTACACGAACGCCATGTTCGAGCACACCGTGCCGGGCTTCGAGTCCGTGCGCAACAAGGTGTTCAGCTACCAGGAGCTGGTGGACCTCTCGCTGCGCGAACCCCGGACGACCGAGCCCGGCGTCGCGTACAAGTACTCGAACACCAACTTCGTCGTCGTCGGCATGCTCATCGAAAAGGCCACCGGCAACGGTGTGGCCAAGGAATACGAGCGGCGCATCTTCAAGCCGCTGAAGCTGCGCAACACCTCCTACGTGCACCCCAGCGCGCAGATCAAGGGGCTGCACACCCGCGGCTACCTCCACCCCGACGAGGCCGGCGCGCCGCTGGTCGACTCCACCGAGCAGACGGTGTCGTGGGCCCAGTCCGCCGGAGCGGTGATCTCCAATCCCGCCGATCTGAACACCTTCACGTCCGCGCTGCTCGGCGGGCGGCTGCTGCCCGCGAACATGCTGGACGCCATGGTCACCATGACGCCGACCGACACCACGAACACCCGGTTCTACGGGCTCGGCCTGCGCCGCTACGACCTGTCCTGCGGCACCTCGGTCTACGGGCACACGGGCACCGTGCAGGGCTTCTACACCTACGCCTTCTCCACCCGCGACGGGCGCCGCTCCCTCTCCGCGATGGCGAACACCTCGAACAAGGGCGAGGCGAACACGGCCCTCGGCGGGACCCTCGAAGCGGCGTTCTGCGGCAAGCCGGCCCCGAAGGCCACGAAGCGCGGATTCGGGGTCGCCCCGGCCGAGATGGACCTGCTGGAGCACGGCGCGCGCTGA